The following nucleotide sequence is from Flavobacterium sp. N1736.
GACCCACTTCTAGTTTAGCGGCTGTGGCAATATATTCGCCACAATCCCAAAAGCTCATGGTAGGTTCAACAGTTAGTGTATAAGTAATTAAAGCGATTGCAAATGCAAACCAACCAATAATTGTATTCCATTTATTGAAATTGAATTGTGCCATATTTAGGTGTTATAATTTGTACGTTTTCTATCCTACAAAGAAAATGTTTTTTTGTGTAAAGAAACGAGCATTAACAAAAAATTCTATAAAACTATTTGGTAAAAGTAACGCATTGTTTGTGAAATACTTGCGAGAATATTAGCTGTTTTGAAGAAAAAAAAATCAAAAAAAATGAAAAATTTTTATCAAAAAGTTTGCGCAAACTAAAAAAAGCTTTAAATTTGCACTCGCTTAACCGCACTGCTGGTCTATGGTGTAATGGTAACACAACTGTTTTTGGTGCAGTCTTTCTAGGTTCGAGTCCTAGTAGACCAACATAAAAAGCCTCTCAATCGAGAGGCTTTTTTTATGTAATAAAGTTAATGTTGGGAAAATACCAAATTTTTAAAATACCAAATTCCAAAACGATCAATTCCAAAACCTGTGTGGAAAGAAAAAAATTACTCTGCGGTAAAATTTGCGATTAAAACAAAACTATTTAGAAAGTAAAGAGGAGGGAACTACGCCAAATTTCTTTTTAAATGAAAATGAGAAATGCGACAAATCTTCAAAGCCAACTCCTATATAAACATTTGATGGCGCGTTTCCCTGATTGATTAAGTAATAAGCTTCTTGTAATCTTTTGTTTAATAACCATTTTCCGGGTGTTTGTTGAAATACTTTTTCAAAATCTCTTTTAAAAGTAGCAAGGCTTCTGCCTGTTAAATAAGCAAAACGATTTAAGTGAACATTAAAATGAAAATTCTTGTTCATAAAAGCTTCTAAATCGATCTTTCCGGGTTCAGTAAAATCAAAAAGAATATTTTTTAATTCGGGATTTACTTTAATCAAAAGATGTACGGCTTCTTTTATCTTTAATTTAAATAAAGCTTCATTATTATCCTGTTCTACGTCGAGATAAGAAATTAGCGATTCTATAAAAGATTTGTATAACGGATCAGGAGGTAATTGAATCATAGCTTCTGAATCTGCTTTTTTGTGTGTGGTAATATTGTATTCGCTGCTTATTTCGCGTAAAATTTCCTGATCTAAAAAAAGTGAGATCGATTTAAATTCACCTCCTTCGGGTGGAATTTTAGTGAATTTTGCTAAATGATTTCTTTTGCTTAAACGAAAATCTCCCGCTTTTAAATGATACGTGTTTTTGCTGTCTGAAGCGATCATTTCTCCCGAAATCTGATAACTAAAAACATGTTCAGGTATAAAATGTTCGCCTTCGCGGCTGCGGGCATAATAACAGGAATATAATATTTTTGGTTTTGTATTTGCTGTCATAATGTAAAGTTACTAAAAGATCTGAAAATCTTTTTAATGATTTTCAGATCTTGTATTTTGCGATTTATCTAATTAAGGCTTTTGGTTCAAGATACGCTTCAAGACCAAGTATGCCAAATTCTCTGCCTATTCCTGATTGTTTAAATCCGCCAAAAGGCGCCATCGGATCGTGTTTAATTCCGTTTATTTGCACACGTCCCGCATTAATTTGTGAAGCAACTTTATGGGCTCTTTCTTCGTTTGAAGAACTTACATAAGCTTGTAATCCGTATGTTGTGTCGTTTGCGATTTTAATTGCTTCTTCTTCTGTTTTGTATGTAATAACAGAAAGTACGGGACCAAATATTTCTTCCTGAGCAATACGCATATTGTTTTTTACATGTACAAAAACAGTTGGTTTTACAAAGTTACCATTTTCCAGGCCTTCGGGTTTTCCTAAACCGCCAATTAAGATTTCTGCACCTTCATCAATTCCGGTTTGAATATAATTTTGAACACGTTCGTATTGTTTTGCGCTAACCATTGGTCCAACCGAAGTGGTTTCTTTTTTAGGATCATCAACAATAATAGTGGCTGCGATATTTTTAATAAGAGATTTAACTTCGTCTAATTTGCTTTCAGGCACTAGCAATCTTGTTCCGGCAATACACGCTTGTCCGTTGTTCATATATGCAGCGGCCATTGCAAGCGGAATTGCTTCTGAAAAATTAGCATCGTCAAGAATAATATTTGGAGATTTTCCTCCAAGTTCCAGCGTAACACGTTTCATGGTGTTGATGGCTTCTTTTGCGATAATTTTTCCAACCACGGTAGAACCTGTAAATGAAATTTTTGCAATATCGGGATTACGGCTTATTTCGGCTCCAACAACTTCTCCCAGACCATTCACGATGTTAAAAACGCCTTTTGGCAACTTGGCTTCGTGCAGGCATTCTGTAATTAATTGCGTTTGCTGCGCACTCATTTCGCTTGGTTTTATTACAGTTGTGCATCCTGCGGCTATTGCGGTTGATAATTTACTGCAGATAAAACCATTGCTTGAATTCCACGGAATAATGATTCCAACAACGCCAATTGATGTCATTTGAACTTCAGATTCTCCCATGATTTTGCTAAACTTGTAGGTGTTTAATAATTCAATTACAGAGTTGAAACTCTTTAACATATACTCATAACTTATAGTTGCAAATTGAAGTGTTCCTCCGTATTCTTCAACCATTGTATTGATGAAATCTTCTTTTCTTTTTTCGATTGAAGCTTGCATGTTTTTCAAATATTGAATTCTTTCTTCAATTGTAGTTTTAGAAAAAGTTTCGAAAGCATTTTTAGCTGCTGCAATTGCATTTTGAGTATCTTTTTGGTTTCCTAAAAGCACTTTTCCAAGTATTTTGTTTGTAGTTGGGCTAATAAGGTCAAAATATTCTGTTCCTTGTGGCGTTACAAACTCTCCGTTAATGTAAATCTTGTCTATTGTTTTCATGATGTTTTTATTTATGATATTTATTTGACAAAGATCTGGATTAACAACATGGTTAACTTTGTTAGAAAGCTCAATTGCACTTTGTTAAAAAGCTCAATAAATAAAAAACCCCAACCTGTAAAGTTGGGGTTTGTGCAATAATTTAAATATCGGAATTATTCAGCATCTAAATAAGGATTTAAAATTTCTGCCAGTTCATTGAGCCAATAATAACCATTTTCTACATTTTTTTTCTCGAGTTCAAGAGTTTCGCATTCTCTCATTAAGCTTAGAGCCAAGAGATGATTTATTTGCCGTATTGATTTTGCTAAAGTTGCGGGATCAATAATCTTAAAAAAATCTGCTAGTTTAGCTTCGGTTTCATTTGAACAATTGTTTGTAATCATAATTTTAAGAGTTTAAAATTTGTTAATTTTATGCTCTGAAAGTTTTAGGACTGCGAAGATATCAAATAAAAGAATATTTTGTAAGTGTTTTATTATAAAATCGAATAATAGAATATTTGGTGTGTAATCGCAATAGCGAATATTTAGGAAAACATGAAGCCCGCGCATTTTAGGTGTCCTACGCTATTCAGAGCGTTGCAGTTGTTTCCAATACCGCCACCATTTGCACGGGCAAAAGTTTTTCGAAAATTCTAATTTGAAAATTATTAGGATTGCGAAGATACCAAATAAGCTATGGGATTAGTAGCGTTTTCGTTAATAAAAAATAGATTGTATAAATAAAAAAGCCTCTCAATTGAGAGGCTTTTGCGAAATAAATTGAAATGTAATTTTATTTATATTTTGAAAGTAATAACGGGACGAACAGCATGATTAACTAAACCTTCGCTAATACTTCCGTTAAAAAAGTGAGCAAAACCGGTTCTTCCGTGTGTGCACATTCCAATAATATCAGCATTTATACTGTTCGAAAAATTAATAATTCCTTTTTCTATATTGGTATCGTTATAAATATGGGTTGAATAATTTGTTAGATTAAACTCTGAAATAAATTCTTTCATGGCGTTTTCGATAACGTGAGTTGGTTTAAAACTATTTGGCGTGCAAATAGTAACCAAATGTATTTTTGAATCGAAAAATTGAATAAAGTTCAGCAGTTTTTCAAATGGTTTTTTTGTTTCGTGTGTAAAATCTGAGGCAAAAACAATATTTGAAGCATTAAAATTTGTTACGTCTTTTTTGATAACCAAAACCGGAATTTCAGAATTACGAACCACTTTTTCAGTATTAGAGCCAATCAGTAATTCTTCAATGCCAGAAGATCCATGCGATCCCATGATGATTAAATCGACATTGTAATCTTTGCTAACTTGTATGATGCCGTGAATTGGTTTATCCATTTTTACAATTTCAGTAACAGGAATTCCGTCCAGATAAGGTCTTGATGAGATTGCGTCAAGCATTTCGTTTGCTTTTTTCATAAAAAGCATGGTTTCAGGAATACTTGCTCCGCCTGTTATTGCATCGCTCATTTGATGTGGTAATTCAAGCATATGCAAAATAATGATTTCCGAATCATTGTTTTTTGCAATTTGTGAGGCAACTTTTAAGGCGTCTTCTGCGTGTTCTGAGAAGTCAGTAGGTACTAAAATTCGTTTCATAATTTTTGGGATTAAATAAGATAAATTCTTTTGTTTTAATACTCTTATAAAGATAAGAAATATTTTCTTCGCCATCTATTTATTTTGATTTATAAAAAAAACACTATATTTGCACCGTTATTTATTAAAATCTAAATAATGAGGGGACTAAGTGTCCCCTCTTTTTATAAAATTATGACATTTAAAGAAAAAGTAAACGAACTAATCACTGAGGCTCTTCTGGAAAAGCCGTCAATCTTTTTGATTGATTTATCTATTTCGGATTCTTTTAAAATTAGTGTGGGTTTAGACGGTGATAATGGGGTTGCGCTGCAGGATTGTATTGATATTAGCCGTGCAATCGAGAATAATCTGGATCGCGAAGAGCAAGATTTTTCTCTTGAAGTAGCATCGGTTGGAGTAGGATCACCTTTGAAATTAACAAGACAATACAAGAAAAATATAGGTAGAACATTGATTGTTACTACAAAAACTGAAAAAATTGAAGCAGAATTAGTAGAAGCTAACGATGTTTTTATAATTTTGTCTTGGAAAGCAAGAGAACCTAAAAAAGTAGGAAAAGGAAAAGAAACAGTTCAAAAAGAGCAACAAATACCTTATACAGAAATTAAAGAGGCAATTGTTACAGTAACATTTTAATTAAAGAATTCGCATGGAAAATTTAGCATTAATCGATTCATTCTCAGAGTTTAAAGATAATAAACTTATTGATCGTGTAACGCTTATGGCAATTTTAGAGGACGTGTTTAGAAATGCACTAAAGAAAAAATACGGTTCTGATGATAACTTCGACATTATTATAAATCCTGATAAAGGAGATATGGAGATTTGGAGAAGAAGAGTAATCGTTGCTGACGAAGATCTTGATTTTGAAAATGAAGAAATTACATTGACAGAGGCCAGAATGATCGAAGCTGATTTTGAAATTGGTGAAGAAGTTTCTGAAGAAGTTAAATTGATCGATTTAGGAAGAAGAGCTATTTTGGCTTTGCGTCAAAACTTAATATCTAAAATTCACGAACACGATAATACTAATCTTTACAAACAATTTAAAGATATTATTGGTGATATTTATACTGCCG
It contains:
- a CDS encoding universal stress protein, producing the protein MKRILVPTDFSEHAEDALKVASQIAKNNDSEIIILHMLELPHQMSDAITGGASIPETMLFMKKANEMLDAISSRPYLDGIPVTEIVKMDKPIHGIIQVSKDYNVDLIIMGSHGSSGIEELLIGSNTEKVVRNSEIPVLVIKKDVTNFNASNIVFASDFTHETKKPFEKLLNFIQFFDSKIHLVTICTPNSFKPTHVIENAMKEFISEFNLTNYSTHIYNDTNIEKGIINFSNSINADIIGMCTHGRTGFAHFFNGSISEGLVNHAVRPVITFKI
- a CDS encoding helix-turn-helix domain-containing protein, giving the protein MTANTKPKILYSCYYARSREGEHFIPEHVFSYQISGEMIASDSKNTYHLKAGDFRLSKRNHLAKFTKIPPEGGEFKSISLFLDQEILREISSEYNITTHKKADSEAMIQLPPDPLYKSFIESLISYLDVEQDNNEALFKLKIKEAVHLLIKVNPELKNILFDFTEPGKIDLEAFMNKNFHFNVHLNRFAYLTGRSLATFKRDFEKVFQQTPGKWLLNKRLQEAYYLINQGNAPSNVYIGVGFEDLSHFSFSFKKKFGVVPSSLLSK
- a CDS encoding aldehyde dehydrogenase family protein; amino-acid sequence: MKTIDKIYINGEFVTPQGTEYFDLISPTTNKILGKVLLGNQKDTQNAIAAAKNAFETFSKTTIEERIQYLKNMQASIEKRKEDFINTMVEEYGGTLQFATISYEYMLKSFNSVIELLNTYKFSKIMGESEVQMTSIGVVGIIIPWNSSNGFICSKLSTAIAAGCTTVIKPSEMSAQQTQLITECLHEAKLPKGVFNIVNGLGEVVGAEISRNPDIAKISFTGSTVVGKIIAKEAINTMKRVTLELGGKSPNIILDDANFSEAIPLAMAAAYMNNGQACIAGTRLLVPESKLDEVKSLIKNIAATIIVDDPKKETTSVGPMVSAKQYERVQNYIQTGIDEGAEILIGGLGKPEGLENGNFVKPTVFVHVKNNMRIAQEEIFGPVLSVITYKTEEEAIKIANDTTYGLQAYVSSSNEERAHKVASQINAGRVQINGIKHDPMAPFGGFKQSGIGREFGILGLEAYLEPKALIR
- the rimP gene encoding ribosome assembly cofactor RimP; this encodes MTFKEKVNELITEALLEKPSIFLIDLSISDSFKISVGLDGDNGVALQDCIDISRAIENNLDREEQDFSLEVASVGVGSPLKLTRQYKKNIGRTLIVTTKTEKIEAELVEANDVFIILSWKAREPKKVGKGKETVQKEQQIPYTEIKEAIVTVTF